From one Enterobacter kobei genomic stretch:
- a CDS encoding autoinducer 2 ABC transporter substrate-binding protein yields MKFKLALLSAAVVSVSMLSANVTAAEKYEIAVVAKVTGIPWFNRMETGVNDAAKKLNVNAYQTGPSTPDPAQQVKVIEDLIAKNVNAIIVVPNDAKVLEPVLKKARDKGIVVLTHESPDQQIGQWDIETIDSEKYAQANVDELAKDMGGKGGYAIYVGSLTVPLHNAWADYAIKYQKEKYPEMFEVTSRLPVAESIDKSYSTTLDLMKTYPQMKGIIGFGSLGPIGAGQAVQKKRAKEKMAVVGIAMPAQAAPYLMRGDIKKALLWDPKDAGYALVTVADQLLQGKEVTPDLTIDGLGKADVDMEKKVIRFNKILEVTKDNAQSLGF; encoded by the coding sequence ATGAAATTCAAATTAGCCTTACTCAGTGCAGCCGTGGTTTCTGTCAGCATGTTGTCCGCTAACGTGACGGCAGCGGAGAAGTATGAAATTGCCGTGGTTGCCAAAGTCACCGGCATTCCCTGGTTTAACCGTATGGAAACCGGCGTGAACGACGCCGCTAAAAAACTCAATGTGAACGCGTATCAGACCGGACCTTCCACGCCCGATCCTGCCCAGCAGGTGAAGGTCATTGAAGATCTGATCGCCAAAAACGTTAACGCCATTATCGTGGTGCCAAACGATGCGAAGGTGCTGGAGCCGGTGCTGAAAAAAGCGCGCGACAAAGGCATCGTGGTACTGACCCATGAATCGCCGGATCAGCAGATCGGCCAGTGGGATATTGAAACCATCGACAGCGAAAAATACGCCCAGGCTAACGTCGATGAGCTGGCAAAAGATATGGGCGGTAAAGGCGGCTACGCCATTTATGTCGGTTCTTTAACGGTACCGCTGCATAACGCCTGGGCCGATTACGCCATTAAGTATCAGAAAGAAAAATACCCGGAGATGTTTGAAGTGACCTCCCGCCTGCCGGTGGCAGAGAGCATTGATAAATCCTACTCCACCACGCTTGATCTGATGAAAACTTATCCGCAGATGAAAGGCATCATCGGCTTCGGCTCTCTCGGCCCTATTGGTGCCGGTCAGGCAGTACAGAAAAAACGTGCCAAAGAAAAAATGGCTGTTGTCGGCATCGCCATGCCAGCCCAGGCCGCACCGTATCTGATGCGCGGCGACATCAAAAAGGCGCTGCTGTGGGATCCAAAAGATGCTGGCTATGCGCTGGTCACCGTTGCCGATCAGCTGTTGCAAGGTAAGGAAGTGACGCCCGATCTGACCATCGACGGTTTAGGCAAAGCCGATGTGGATATGGAGAAAAAAGTGATCCGCTTTAACAAGATCCTCGAAGTCACCAAAGACAACGCACAATCACTCGGTTTCTGA
- a CDS encoding 3-phenylpropionate MFS transporter: MVLHSTRWLALGYFTYFFSYGIFLPFWSVWLKGIGLTPQTIGILLGAGLVARFLGSLLIAPRVSDPSRLITALRVLALLTLLFALAFWAGHTVAWLMVVMIGFNLFFSPLVPLTDALANTWQKQITMDYGRVRVWGSIAFVIGSAVTGKLVSLYDHQAILAMLTLGLISMLLGMLLRPSVLPQGQSRQQEAAGWPAWKSLIRQSWRFLACVSLLQGAHAAYYGFSAIYWQEAGYSASTVGYLWSLGVVAEVVVFTLSHKLFRRWSARDLLLLSAVCGVVRWGLMGWTTALPGLVLIQILHCGTFTVCHLAAMRYIAARQGADVIRLQAVYSAVAMGGSIAVMTVFAGFLFQHLHQGVFWVMALVALPAMVLRPRVSAQVNPQA; the protein is encoded by the coding sequence ATGGTTCTGCATTCCACGCGCTGGCTGGCGCTCGGCTACTTCACCTATTTTTTTAGCTATGGCATCTTTCTGCCTTTCTGGAGCGTCTGGCTCAAGGGCATCGGTTTAACGCCGCAAACCATCGGTATTTTGCTTGGCGCAGGCCTGGTGGCGCGTTTTCTGGGCAGTCTGCTGATCGCCCCACGCGTTAGCGATCCTTCCCGTCTTATTACCGCCCTGCGGGTACTGGCGCTGCTTACGTTGCTCTTTGCGCTGGCGTTCTGGGCCGGGCATACCGTCGCCTGGCTGATGGTGGTAATGATCGGCTTTAACCTGTTTTTCTCACCGCTGGTGCCGCTGACGGATGCGCTCGCCAATACCTGGCAAAAGCAGATCACCATGGATTATGGTCGGGTGCGGGTATGGGGCTCCATTGCCTTTGTAATTGGCTCCGCGGTTACCGGCAAGCTGGTGAGTCTGTATGACCACCAGGCGATTCTGGCGATGCTCACGCTGGGCCTGATTTCCATGCTGCTGGGAATGCTGCTGCGTCCGTCGGTGCTGCCGCAGGGACAGAGCCGCCAGCAGGAAGCCGCCGGTTGGCCCGCGTGGAAAAGCCTGATCCGGCAGAGCTGGCGTTTTCTGGCTTGCGTGTCGCTGTTACAGGGCGCGCATGCGGCCTATTACGGCTTCAGCGCTATCTACTGGCAGGAGGCGGGCTATTCCGCATCGACGGTGGGCTATCTGTGGTCGCTGGGCGTGGTGGCCGAAGTGGTGGTCTTTACTCTCAGTCATAAGCTGTTCCGCCGCTGGAGCGCCCGAGATCTGCTGTTGCTGTCGGCGGTATGCGGGGTGGTGCGCTGGGGGCTGATGGGCTGGACGACGGCGCTGCCGGGGCTGGTGCTGATCCAGATCCTGCACTGCGGCACCTTTACCGTCTGTCATCTGGCGGCCATGCGCTATATCGCCGCCCGTCAGGGTGCCGACGTCATCCGCTTGCAGGCAGTTTACTCCGCCGTCGCCATGGGCGGCAGCATCGCAGTGATGACGGTCTTCGCCGGTTTCCTGTTCCAGCATCTGCACCAGGGCGTCTTCTGGGTGATGGCGCTGGTGGCGTTACCGGCAATGGTGCTGCGTCCACGGGTGAGCGCCCAGGTCAACCCTCAAGCATAA
- the csiE gene encoding stationary phase inducible protein CsiE — MTLVMTPPSVLSSPQRRCHAFLMLSLPGHALTPESLGELNGVDGAVTRQDIADTGLEIQRYHRLNIVTQPDGCYRIEGSILDQRLCLVHWLRRALRLSPDFISAHFTPALKTALKQNEIARPLYDDTNLQALINLCARNLQRQFECRDVQFLRLYLQYCLLQHQLGFTPEFNPVQQAWAQSRAEYRAAQDIVRHWQRRVAKMPHDSEHLFLAVMFMMLRIPDPLRDGHQQDLRLRRAVNQMIGRFHALSGMRFSDEQGLADQLYIHLAQALDRSLFGIGIDDTLPEEMHRLYPRLMRTTQEVMAGMEREYGLRFSPEETGLVAVIFGAWLMQESDLHEKQVLILTGNDPAREEEIERQLRELTLLPLNIKHQSLQTFQNEGAPREVALIVTPYATALPLFSAPLIHATGSLSEQQQGHIRVMLEG, encoded by the coding sequence ATGACCCTCGTGATGACCCCTCCATCTGTCCTCTCCAGCCCACAGCGTCGCTGCCATGCTTTTTTGATGCTGTCGTTGCCCGGACACGCACTGACGCCCGAAAGCCTTGGCGAACTGAACGGTGTGGATGGCGCAGTCACCCGGCAAGATATAGCCGACACGGGTCTTGAGATCCAGCGTTATCATCGGCTGAATATCGTCACGCAGCCGGATGGCTGTTATCGCATTGAGGGCAGCATTCTGGATCAGCGGTTGTGTCTGGTGCACTGGCTGCGGCGCGCGCTGCGCCTGTCCCCCGACTTTATCAGCGCGCATTTTACCCCGGCCTTAAAAACCGCGCTTAAACAGAATGAAATCGCCCGCCCGCTGTATGACGATACGAATCTTCAGGCGCTGATCAATCTCTGCGCGCGGAATTTGCAGCGCCAGTTTGAGTGCCGTGACGTGCAGTTTTTGCGGCTCTATTTGCAGTACTGCCTGCTGCAACATCAACTTGGCTTTACCCCCGAATTCAATCCCGTCCAGCAGGCCTGGGCGCAAAGCCGCGCAGAGTATCGCGCTGCGCAGGACATCGTGCGTCACTGGCAGCGCCGGGTGGCGAAGATGCCCCACGACAGTGAACACCTCTTCCTGGCCGTGATGTTTATGATGCTGCGTATACCGGATCCGCTGCGCGACGGGCATCAGCAGGATTTGCGGCTACGGCGGGCAGTGAATCAGATGATTGGCCGTTTTCATGCGCTTTCCGGGATGCGCTTCAGCGATGAACAGGGTCTCGCAGACCAGCTCTATATTCATCTGGCGCAGGCGCTGGATCGCAGTCTGTTTGGTATCGGCATTGATGACACGCTGCCCGAAGAGATGCATCGCCTCTATCCGCGTCTGATGCGTACCACCCAGGAAGTAATGGCGGGTATGGAGCGTGAGTATGGGCTGCGCTTTAGCCCGGAAGAGACCGGGCTGGTGGCGGTAATTTTTGGCGCGTGGCTGATGCAGGAGAGCGATCTGCATGAAAAACAGGTGCTGATCCTCACCGGTAACGATCCGGCGCGCGAAGAGGAAATTGAGCGCCAGCTGCGGGAGTTGACGCTGCTGCCGTTGAATATCAAACACCAGAGCTTGCAGACGTTTCAGAACGAGGGCGCGCCGCGGGAAGTGGCGTTGATTGTCACCCCTTACGCCACGGCCCTGCCGCTGTTTTCCGCGCCGCTGATCCATGCCACCGGATCGTTAAGCGAGCAGCAGCAAGGCCATATCCGCGTTATGCTTGAGGGTTGA
- a CDS encoding DUF1007 family protein has product MQTVKQCVGALFLALLSLPALAHPHSFISLQTALVADHGQLTGLQMRWTIDEITSADLLYDAKDAKPGDEIWKKLAAEVMANVLGQHYFTEFWHNGQKVKFLNRPTQYGMERQAHQAVLTFVLPLAEPQPLAGQTYTFSTFDPTYYVDMSYARDQDVTLPAALQKSCQLQVHTPTPGEETLKFAQSLDKEDAPPEDMALGQQFAQTVTLTCQ; this is encoded by the coding sequence ATGCAAACAGTTAAACAATGCGTCGGTGCGCTCTTTCTCGCGCTTTTATCGCTGCCCGCGCTGGCCCATCCTCACAGCTTTATCAGCCTGCAAACGGCGCTGGTGGCGGATCACGGTCAGCTTACCGGGCTGCAAATGCGCTGGACGATAGATGAGATCACTTCAGCGGATCTGTTGTATGACGCGAAGGATGCAAAGCCGGGGGATGAGATCTGGAAAAAACTCGCCGCCGAAGTGATGGCCAACGTGTTAGGCCAGCACTATTTCACTGAATTCTGGCATAACGGGCAGAAGGTGAAGTTTCTGAACCGGCCAACCCAGTACGGCATGGAGCGACAAGCGCATCAGGCGGTACTGACGTTTGTCCTGCCGCTGGCTGAACCGCAGCCGCTCGCCGGGCAGACCTATACTTTTTCCACGTTCGATCCCACCTATTACGTGGACATGAGCTACGCCCGCGATCAGGACGTGACGCTGCCCGCGGCGCTGCAAAAAAGCTGTCAGTTGCAGGTTCATACCCCGACGCCGGGGGAGGAGACGCTGAAGTTTGCCCAGTCGCTGGATAAAGAAGACGCGCCGCCGGAAGACATGGCGCTCGGACAACAATTCGCTCAAACGGTGACGCTCACATGTCAGTAA
- a CDS encoding nickel/cobalt transporter produces the protein MSVIGQSIKTQRRWTALWPLALFIVVATVGGILLWQHWSSILYESIGWQRDVNRRMSGLLKAVADNPGRAGGSLLAFSFLYGVLHALGPGHGKVVIATWLATHPSKLRSSIALTLASSLLQGVVAIALVVVVLTLLELPARQLHLTGAWLEKASYALVGMLGVLLCVRALKTLRRLLRRPTFKAFTPHHVHHKHCGCGHQHVPTQDQLQSGDDWRARLMIVLSMGMRPCSGALMVLLFSKVIGVFGWGMASALAMAAGTSLTITSLALLVHSFRQLAVKLGGNKAPVLWRQIGWTTLALAGGAVLVMAAMVMWMSAAAPVQGLRPF, from the coding sequence ATGTCAGTAATCGGCCAGTCGATAAAAACCCAACGACGCTGGACGGCGCTCTGGCCGCTGGCGTTGTTTATTGTGGTGGCCACGGTGGGCGGCATTCTGCTATGGCAGCACTGGTCATCGATCCTCTATGAAAGCATTGGCTGGCAGCGGGACGTCAACAGGCGCATGAGCGGGCTGCTAAAAGCCGTGGCGGATAATCCCGGCAGGGCGGGCGGCTCACTGCTGGCCTTCAGTTTTCTGTATGGCGTGCTGCATGCGCTGGGGCCGGGGCATGGCAAAGTGGTGATCGCCACCTGGCTTGCCACCCATCCCTCAAAGCTGCGATCCAGTATCGCGCTGACGCTGGCGTCTTCTTTATTACAGGGCGTGGTGGCGATTGCGCTGGTGGTGGTCGTGCTGACGCTGCTTGAGCTTCCCGCAAGGCAACTGCATCTCACCGGGGCCTGGCTTGAGAAAGCCAGCTATGCGCTGGTCGGGATGCTGGGTGTGTTGCTATGCGTCCGGGCGCTGAAAACGCTACGCCGGTTACTCCGGCGACCGACGTTTAAGGCATTCACGCCGCACCATGTCCATCACAAACACTGCGGTTGCGGGCATCAGCATGTGCCGACCCAGGATCAGTTACAGAGCGGCGATGACTGGCGCGCACGGCTGATGATTGTGCTGTCGATGGGGATGCGTCCCTGTTCAGGCGCGCTGATGGTGCTGCTGTTCAGTAAGGTGATTGGCGTGTTTGGCTGGGGAATGGCGTCGGCGCTGGCGATGGCGGCAGGTACATCGCTGACCATTACCTCACTGGCGCTGCTGGTGCACAGTTTTCGTCAGTTAGCGGTGAAGCTTGGCGGCAATAAAGCGCCGGTATTGTGGCGGCAGATCGGCTGGACCACGCTGGCGCTGGCCGGTGGGGCAGTGCTGGTGATGGCGGCAATGGTGATGTGGATGAGCGCGGCTGCGCCAGTGCAGGGATTAAGGCCGTTTTGA
- the suhB gene encoding inositol-1-monophosphatase, protein MHPMLNIAVRAARKAGNLIAKHYETPDSVEASQKGSNDFVTNVDKAAEAVIIETIRKSYPQHTIITEESGEHVGEDQDVQWVIDPLDGTTNFIKRLPHFAVSIAVRIKGRTEVAVVYDPMRNELFTSSRGQGAQLNGYRLRGSTARDLDGTILATGFPFKAKQHSKSYINVIGKLFTECADFRRTGSAALDLAYVAAGRVDGFFEIGLKPWDFAAGELLVREAGGLVCDFTGNHNYMHTGNIVAGNPRVVKAMLANMRDELSDALKR, encoded by the coding sequence ATGCATCCGATGCTGAACATCGCCGTGCGCGCAGCGCGCAAGGCGGGTAATTTAATTGCCAAACACTACGAAACTCCTGACTCTGTCGAAGCGAGCCAGAAAGGCAGCAATGATTTTGTGACTAACGTTGATAAAGCTGCTGAAGCAGTGATTATTGAAACCATTCGCAAATCTTACCCGCAACACACCATCATCACCGAAGAAAGCGGTGAGCATGTTGGCGAAGATCAGGATGTACAATGGGTTATCGATCCACTGGATGGCACCACCAACTTCATCAAACGTCTGCCGCACTTCGCGGTATCTATCGCAGTACGCATTAAAGGCCGTACTGAAGTCGCTGTGGTTTACGATCCGATGCGTAACGAACTGTTCACTTCCTCACGTGGTCAGGGCGCACAGCTGAACGGCTACCGTCTGCGCGGCAGCACCGCTCGCGACCTGGATGGCACCATTCTGGCGACCGGTTTCCCGTTCAAAGCCAAACAACATTCCAAATCCTATATCAATGTGATCGGCAAGCTGTTCACCGAGTGCGCTGACTTCCGTCGCACCGGCTCTGCGGCGCTGGATCTGGCCTATGTTGCCGCTGGTCGCGTGGATGGTTTCTTTGAGATTGGCCTGAAGCCGTGGGATTTCGCCGCGGGTGAGCTGCTGGTGCGTGAAGCAGGCGGCCTGGTGTGTGATTTTACCGGCAACCATAACTATATGCATACCGGCAACATCGTTGCAGGTAACCCGCGCGTCGTGAAAGCCATGCTGGCGAACATGCGTGACGAACTGAGCGATGCGCTGAAGCGCTAA
- the trmJ gene encoding tRNA (cytosine(32)/uridine(32)-2'-O)-methyltransferase TrmJ — translation MLQNIRIVLVETSHTGNMGSVARAMKTMGLTNLWLVNPLVKPDSQAIALAAGASDVIGNANIVDTLDEALAGCSLVVGTSARSRTLPWPMLDPRECGLKSVSEGQHAPVALVFGRERVGLTNEELQKCHYHVAIAANPEYSSLNLAMAVQVIAYEVRMAWLATQESDDAQPEEETPYPLVDDLERFYGHLEQTLLTTGFIRENHPGQVMNKLRRLFTRARPETQELNILRGMLASIIELKNKEK, via the coding sequence ATGCTGCAAAATATTCGTATCGTACTGGTAGAAACCTCTCATACCGGCAACATGGGTTCGGTCGCCCGCGCCATGAAAACCATGGGCCTGACCAATCTCTGGCTGGTGAATCCGCTGGTAAAACCTGACTCCCAGGCCATTGCGCTGGCAGCAGGGGCCAGCGATGTGATCGGCAATGCCAATATTGTCGACACGCTCGATGAAGCGCTGGCCGGCTGTAGCCTGGTGGTGGGCACCAGCGCCCGCTCGCGCACGCTGCCGTGGCCGATGCTGGATCCGCGTGAATGCGGTCTGAAAAGCGTCAGCGAAGGGCAACATGCGCCGGTTGCGCTGGTGTTTGGCCGTGAACGCGTCGGGCTGACTAACGAAGAATTACAGAAGTGTCACTATCATGTGGCCATTGCGGCGAACCCGGAATACAGCTCGCTGAACCTGGCGATGGCGGTGCAGGTTATCGCTTATGAAGTCCGCATGGCGTGGCTGGCTACCCAGGAAAGCGACGACGCGCAGCCGGAAGAAGAGACGCCGTATCCGCTGGTGGACGATCTGGAGCGTTTTTACGGTCATCTGGAACAGACGCTGCTGACCACCGGCTTTATCCGCGAGAACCATCCGGGGCAGGTGATGAATAAGCTGCGTCGCCTGTTTACCCGTGCTCGTCCGGAAACCCAGGAACTGAATATTCTGCGCGGCATGCTGGCGTCGATTATTGAGCTGAAGAATAAAGAGAAATAA
- the iscR gene encoding Fe-S cluster assembly transcriptional regulator IscR — translation MRLTSKGRYAVTAMLDVALNSEAGPVPLADISERQGISLSYLEQLFSRLRKNGLVASVRGPGGGYLLGKDANSIAVGEVISAVDESVDATRCQGKGGCQGGDKCLTHALWRDLSDRLTGFLNNITLGELVNNQEVMDVADRQHSQDSQRNTRPQDAIDVKLRA, via the coding sequence ATGAGATTAACATCTAAAGGCCGTTATGCCGTTACCGCAATGCTGGACGTTGCACTCAACTCCGAAGCTGGCCCGGTTCCGTTGGCAGATATTTCTGAACGTCAGGGTATTTCCCTTTCTTACCTGGAACAACTGTTCTCCCGTCTGCGCAAAAATGGCCTCGTTGCCAGCGTACGCGGTCCAGGTGGCGGCTACCTGTTAGGCAAAGATGCCAACAGCATTGCCGTCGGCGAAGTGATCAGCGCCGTTGACGAATCCGTAGACGCTACCCGTTGTCAGGGTAAAGGCGGCTGCCAGGGCGGCGATAAATGCCTGACCCATGCGCTGTGGCGCGATCTGAGCGACCGTCTGACCGGCTTTTTAAACAATATTACGCTGGGCGAACTGGTGAATAATCAGGAAGTGATGGACGTCGCCGATCGTCAGCACAGCCAGGATTCACAACGTAACACCCGCCCGCAGGACGCTATCGACGTTAAACTGCGCGCCTAG
- a CDS encoding IscS subfamily cysteine desulfurase → MKLPIYLDYSATTPVDPRVAEKMMQFLTMDGTFGNPASRSHRFGWQAEEAVDIARNQIAELVGADPREIVFTSGATESDNLAIKGAANFYQKKGKHIITSKTEHKAVLDTCRQLEREGFEVTYLAPQRNGIIDLKELEAAMRPDTILVSIMHVNNEIGVVQDIATIGELCRSRGIIFHVDATQSVGKIPVDLSQLKVDLMSFSAHKIYGPKGIGALYVRRKPRIRIESQIHGGGHERGMRSGTLPVHQIVGMGEAYRIAKEEMETEMARLRVLRNRLWDGVKDMEEVYLNGDLEQGAPNILNVSFNYVEGESLIMALKDLAVSSGSACTSASLEPSYVLRALGMTDELAHSSIRFSLGRFTTEEEIDYTIALVRKSIGRLRDLSPLWEMFKQGVDLTTIEWSHH, encoded by the coding sequence ATGAAATTACCAATTTATCTCGACTACTCCGCAACCACGCCGGTGGACCCGCGTGTTGCCGAGAAAATGATGCAGTTTCTGACCATGGACGGGACCTTTGGTAACCCGGCCTCCCGCTCCCACCGTTTCGGCTGGCAGGCGGAAGAAGCTGTTGATATCGCCCGTAACCAGATCGCTGAACTGGTTGGCGCAGACCCGCGTGAGATCGTCTTCACCTCGGGCGCCACAGAATCCGATAACCTGGCGATTAAAGGTGCTGCTAACTTCTATCAGAAAAAAGGCAAGCACATCATCACCAGCAAAACCGAACACAAAGCGGTTCTCGACACCTGTCGTCAGCTGGAGCGTGAAGGGTTTGAAGTGACTTACCTCGCCCCGCAACGCAACGGCATCATCGACCTGAAAGAACTTGAAGCGGCGATGCGTCCTGACACTATCCTCGTGTCCATCATGCACGTGAACAACGAAATCGGCGTGGTGCAGGATATTGCGACCATCGGCGAACTGTGCCGTTCGCGTGGCATTATCTTCCACGTGGATGCGACCCAGAGCGTGGGTAAAATCCCGGTCGATCTGAGCCAGCTGAAAGTTGACCTGATGTCCTTCTCAGCGCACAAAATCTACGGTCCGAAAGGCATTGGCGCGCTGTATGTGCGTCGTAAGCCACGTATCCGTATCGAATCCCAGATCCACGGCGGCGGTCACGAGCGCGGTATGCGTTCTGGTACCCTGCCGGTGCATCAGATTGTCGGCATGGGTGAAGCCTATCGTATCGCCAAAGAAGAGATGGAAACCGAGATGGCGCGTCTGCGCGTCCTGCGTAACCGTCTGTGGGATGGCGTGAAGGATATGGAAGAAGTCTATCTGAACGGCGATCTGGAGCAGGGCGCACCGAACATTCTCAACGTCAGCTTTAACTACGTTGAAGGCGAATCGCTGATCATGGCGCTGAAAGACCTGGCCGTGTCTTCGGGTTCCGCCTGTACCTCTGCAAGCCTTGAGCCATCCTACGTGCTGCGCGCGCTGGGCATGACTGATGAGCTGGCACACAGTTCAATCCGTTTCTCGCTGGGTCGTTTTACGACTGAAGAAGAGATCGACTACACCATCGCCCTGGTGCGTAAGTCCATTGGCCGTCTGCGTGACCTTTCTCCGCTGTGGGAAATGTTCAAGCAGGGCGTGGATCTCACCACCATCGAATGGTCACATCATTAA
- the iscU gene encoding Fe-S cluster assembly scaffold IscU, with product MAYSEKVIDHYENPRNVGSFDNSDDSVGSGMVGAPACGDVMKLQIKVNNDGIIEDARFKTYGCGSAIASSSLVTEWVKGKSLDEAQAIKNTDIADELELPPVKIHCSILAEDAIKAAIADYKSKREAK from the coding sequence ATGGCTTATAGCGAAAAAGTAATCGATCACTACGAAAACCCGCGTAACGTTGGCTCTTTCGACAACAGTGATGACAGCGTTGGCAGCGGCATGGTGGGTGCACCGGCCTGTGGCGACGTTATGAAACTGCAAATCAAAGTGAACAACGACGGCATCATCGAAGATGCGCGTTTTAAAACCTACGGCTGTGGCTCTGCTATCGCCTCCAGCTCGCTGGTCACCGAATGGGTGAAAGGTAAATCACTGGACGAAGCGCAGGCGATCAAAAATACCGATATCGCTGACGAGCTTGAACTGCCGCCAGTGAAGATCCACTGCTCTATCCTGGCAGAAGATGCGATTAAAGCCGCGATTGCGGATTACAAAAGCAAACGTGAAGCCAAATAG
- the iscA gene encoding iron-sulfur cluster assembly protein IscA codes for MSITLSDSAAARVNSFLANRGKGFGLRLGVRTSGCSGMAYVLEFVDEPAAEDTVFEDKGVKVVVDGKSLQFLDGTQLDFVKEGLNEGFKFTNPNVKDECGCGESFNV; via the coding sequence ATGTCGATTACCCTTAGCGACAGTGCTGCCGCGCGCGTAAATTCCTTCCTGGCCAACCGTGGAAAAGGGTTTGGTCTGCGTCTGGGTGTCAGAACCTCTGGTTGTTCTGGCATGGCGTATGTACTGGAGTTTGTTGACGAACCGGCGGCTGAAGATACCGTTTTCGAAGACAAGGGCGTGAAAGTCGTGGTCGACGGCAAAAGCCTGCAATTCCTCGACGGCACTCAGCTGGACTTCGTAAAAGAAGGCCTGAATGAAGGGTTTAAATTCACTAACCCTAACGTTAAAGATGAGTGTGGTTGCGGCGAAAGCTTCAACGTTTAA
- the hscB gene encoding co-chaperone HscB, with the protein MDYFTLFGLPAGYHLDIQAMTARFQDLQRQYHPDRFASGTPAEQLAAVQHSATINQAWQTLRNPLTRAEYLLSLHGFDLSSEQHTVRDTAFLMEQLELREELDEIEQAKDLDRLDAFQTRIAAMYNARQQQMIEQLDTASWDAAADAVRKLRFLDKLRSTTEQLEEKLQDF; encoded by the coding sequence ATGGACTACTTTACCCTCTTTGGGTTGCCCGCCGGTTATCACCTCGATATCCAGGCCATGACAGCTCGTTTTCAGGATCTGCAACGTCAGTATCATCCTGACCGGTTTGCCAGCGGCACCCCAGCCGAACAGCTTGCCGCGGTACAACACTCCGCCACGATCAACCAGGCATGGCAAACGCTGCGCAACCCCTTAACGCGCGCCGAATATTTGCTCTCGCTGCATGGTTTTGATTTATCCTCCGAGCAGCATACCGTACGCGATACGGCGTTCCTGATGGAACAGCTGGAGCTGCGCGAAGAACTGGACGAGATCGAGCAGGCAAAAGATCTCGACCGGCTCGACGCCTTCCAGACACGTATTGCCGCGATGTATAACGCCCGTCAGCAGCAAATGATCGAACAGTTAGACACGGCGTCCTGGGACGCGGCTGCCGATGCTGTGCGCAAATTGCGTTTTCTCGATAAACTACGCAGCACGACAGAACAACTCGAAGAAAAGCTGCAAGATTTCTAA